The Hippea alviniae EP5-r region TTTACCCATGCAGGAACATGTGGTAAGAAGGTTAAGGTTTCTGGATGCGATTTTAGATATATCATAACGATGTAAAAAATGGTAAAGCTACTCAAAACGCCTGCTATACCAAGCCAGGAAGACAAAACCAGCATCTCGTGCATATCCCATCTGACAGGTTTTTTTCTTACTTTTGTGCTGTCATAGGCTATTGCAAGTATGGGTATGTCGTTAAGCAGGGCAAGAACTATAATCATTATTGATGTTAGCGGGTAAAAATTGAATACAATTATTGAAAGTGTCATAAAGATGATGATGCGTATTGTCTCTGCTATGCGGAAGATTGTATAGCTCTTCATTCTTTCAAATGTGATTCTTGCTTCTTTGATAGCATCTATGATTACCTTTAATCCTTCACTTAAAAGAACGATGTCGGCTGCTGCCCTTGCTGCATCTGTAGCGTTGCTGACGGCTATTCCGGTATCGGCTTTTTTTAGAGCAGGTGCATCGTTTACACCGTCGCCTGTCATTCCGACGATATGATTGGCTTTTTGCAGTTCATCGACGATAAAGTATTTATCTTCTGGCAACACTTCGGCAAAGCCGCCAGCTTCTTCGATGATTTTTATTATCTCACTTTCGTGTCTTTTTACCGTTCCTTTAATGAGCTTGCCTTCAATCTCCTTTTTGACTTCGTTAACGATGTTGTTGACTTTTTCTTTTATCTCTTCTTCTGAAAGGTTTAGGTTTTTTAAAAGGGCTTTACTTATGACTTCCGAAAGTATCAGATACTCGTCGTGCGTCTCGTTTTTTAGCTCTTTTATCGGATAGATGTTTCCTTCGATATTGAGTATCTTTGCTATGTATCTTGCAACGGAGATGTTGTCTCCTGTTATCATCTTTACCTTAACGCCCTTGTTCTTTGCTTCTCTTATTGCATCTTTACTGTCTGTTCTTGGCGGATCATACAACGGTATCAGTCCCACGAATCTAAATTTTGGCTCTTTCTCTTCTTTTATTGCCACTCCGATGGTTCTAAATCCGTCATTTGCAAACTCATCTATCTTTTTTATTATCTCTTCGCTCTCTTGAGATGAGAGTTTTGAAAGTTTTAGTATAACCTGCGGTGCTCCTTTGATGATTTTCATTACTTTGCCTTCTATCTCAACAACTGCTTCTGTTCTTTTTATTGCAGGGTCAAAAGGAGTGAAGTCTATAAGTTTAAAATTCGGCAGTTCAATGTTGTGTTTTTCTAACCATTCAAAAATTGGCTTCTCTATCGGGTCGTTGTTTTCTTTTTTGCTTGTTAGGGCTGCATATACAAATAGCTCTTTTTGAGAATATCCGTTGTTTACATAGGCTTCTTTTGTTGTCATTCTGTTTTGTGTTAATGTTCCTGTTTTATCCGAGCAGAGTATGTCCATTCCAGCCATCTCTTCTATTGCTGATAGCCTGCTTACTATTGCCTTTTTTCGTGCCAAATTTAGAGCACCAACGGCCATCACAACGGTTAAAACAGTGGGAAGGGCAACAGGTATTGCAGCG contains the following coding sequences:
- a CDS encoding plasma-membrane proton-efflux P-type ATPase, which produces MNADDYKNMPLYKIVAELKTDENEGLINQEAEERIKRFGLNEISEKRESLLRRILRRFWGPIPWMIEIAAILSAIVHHWEDFIIITIMLFVNAILDFYQEHKALNAIEVLKSKLASKALVLRDGKWTEIPSKLLVPGDIVKIKIGNIVPADVIIIENDGYLSIDQSALTGESLPVRKNLKDVAYANSIVKQGEAKAIVIATGSDTYFGKTVGLVAKAEKTQKSHFQKMVINVGNFLIIITVIMISFIIFVGVKRHENIWELMEFSLVLTIAAIPVALPTVLTVVMAVGALNLARKKAIVSRLSAIEEMAGMDILCSDKTGTLTQNRMTTKEAYVNNGYSQKELFVYAALTSKKENNDPIEKPIFEWLEKHNIELPNFKLIDFTPFDPAIKRTEAVVEIEGKVMKIIKGAPQVILKLSKLSSQESEEIIKKIDEFANDGFRTIGVAIKEEKEPKFRFVGLIPLYDPPRTDSKDAIREAKNKGVKVKMITGDNISVARYIAKILNIEGNIYPIKELKNETHDEYLILSEVISKALLKNLNLSEEEIKEKVNNIVNEVKKEIEGKLIKGTVKRHESEIIKIIEEAGGFAEVLPEDKYFIVDELQKANHIVGMTGDGVNDAPALKKADTGIAVSNATDAARAAADIVLLSEGLKVIIDAIKEARITFERMKSYTIFRIAETIRIIIFMTLSIIVFNFYPLTSIMIIVLALLNDIPILAIAYDSTKVRKKPVRWDMHEMLVLSSWLGIAGVLSSFTIFYIVMIYLKSHPETLTFLPHVPAWVNMNDKESWYSFVQSIFFAKMVIAGHGTIYNTRIDDWFFKKPYPSFTLFLATFSTRIIGTVIAIYGFGIMTPIGFEWALFMWAYALAWFVFNDFTKLLVIKYYRKTKELEVI